The Methanobrevibacter sp. genome includes a region encoding these proteins:
- a CDS encoding ATP synthase subunit B — MNADIKTREYTTVSEVSGPLMVVEGVEGVAYNEIVEIEAPTGEHRRGQVLEVKDDVAVVQVFEGTTDLNTLNTKVRFTGETAKIGVSKDMMGRIFDGTGKPIDGGPEIIPEKELDINGNPMNPASREFPAEFIQTGISTIDGMNTLVRGQKLPIFSGSGLPHNDLAAQIARQAKVVGSDDEFAVIFAAMGITHEEANFFMRDFERTGALEKVTVFMNLADDPAIERILTPKMALTTAEYMAFELGMHVLVILTDLSNYCEALREISAARDEVPGRRGYPGYMYTDLAGIYERAGRIAGKDGSITQMPILVMPQDDITHPIPDLTGYITEGQIVLSRDIHRKGIYPPVDVLPSLSRLMSGGIGGDKTRDDHSGVSDQLYSAYAEGRNLRDLVAVVGEDALTERDQSFLAFAQAFEDEFITQAKDEDRSIVETLDLGWKLLTILPKTELKRVKDEFIEKYYPE, encoded by the coding sequence ATGAATGCTGATATTAAAACAAGAGAATATACAACAGTTTCTGAAGTTTCTGGTCCTTTGATGGTAGTAGAAGGTGTTGAAGGTGTAGCTTATAACGAAATCGTAGAAATTGAAGCTCCTACCGGTGAACACAGAAGAGGACAAGTATTAGAAGTTAAAGATGATGTTGCTGTTGTTCAAGTATTCGAAGGTACTACTGACTTAAACACCTTGAACACCAAAGTAAGATTTACTGGTGAAACCGCTAAAATCGGTGTTTCAAAAGACATGATGGGTCGTATCTTCGACGGTACTGGTAAACCTATTGACGGTGGTCCAGAAATCATCCCAGAAAAGGAATTGGATATTAACGGTAACCCAATGAACCCTGCATCAAGAGAATTCCCTGCAGAGTTTATCCAAACCGGTATTTCCACTATTGATGGAATGAACACTTTGGTAAGAGGACAAAAGTTACCTATCTTTTCAGGATCCGGTTTACCACACAACGACTTAGCTGCTCAAATTGCAAGACAAGCTAAAGTAGTAGGTTCCGATGACGAGTTTGCAGTAATTTTTGCTGCTATGGGTATTACTCACGAAGAAGCAAACTTCTTTATGAGAGACTTTGAAAGAACTGGAGCATTGGAAAAGGTAACTGTATTCATGAACTTGGCAGACGACCCTGCTATTGAAAGGATTCTTACTCCTAAGATGGCACTCACAACTGCTGAATACATGGCATTTGAACTTGGTATGCACGTATTGGTTATCCTCACTGACTTATCCAACTACTGTGAAGCATTAAGGGAAATTTCCGCAGCTAGGGACGAAGTACCTGGTCGTAGAGGTTACCCTGGTTACATGTACACTGACTTAGCCGGTATTTACGAACGTGCAGGACGTATTGCAGGTAAAGACGGTTCAATTACTCAGATGCCTATATTGGTTATGCCTCAAGACGATATTACTCACCCAATTCCTGACTTAACCGGATATATTACTGAAGGACAAATCGTACTCAGTAGGGATATTCACAGGAAAGGTATTTACCCACCTGTAGACGTACTTCCATCCTTATCTCGTTTGATGAGTGGTGGTATCGGTGGAGACAAAACTCGTGATGACCACAGTGGTGTATCTGACCAGCTTTATTCCGCTTACGCAGAAGGACGTAACTTAAGAGACTTGGTTGCAGTAGTAGGGGAAGATGCTCTTACTGAAAGGGACCAAAGTTTCTTGGCATTTGCTCAAGCTTTCGAAGATGAGTTCATCACTCAAGCTAAAGACGAAGACAGAAGTATTGTAGAAACTTTAGATCTTGGTTGGAAATTATTAACCATATTGCCTAAGACTGAACTTAAAAGAGTAAAAGATGAATTTATTGAAAAATATTACCCAGAATAA
- a CDS encoding ATP synthase subunit A, translating to MINEGNIIKIAGPVIVADGMRGTQMYEVVRVGDAKLIGEIIELEGDTATIQVYEETAGVKPGEKVESTGGPLSVELGPGVMGSIFDGIQRPLEVIKGISGDYIARGIDVDSIDKEKKWTFEPIAKVGDKVTGGDVLGQVQETSAVVQKIMVPPMIEGTIKSIAAQAEYTVLETIAEVETDDGIEEIQMLQKWPVRKGRPYQEKLDPDIPLITGQRAQDTFFCLAKGGAAAIPGPFGSGKTVTQQQLAKWADADIVVYIGCGERGNEMTEVLTEFPFLTDPKTGNPIMDRTVLIANTSNMPVAAREACVYTGITIAEYFRDQGYDVALMADSTSRWAEAMREISGRLEEMPGEEGYPAYLASRLAQFYERAGRVITLGQDPKESSVTVVGAVSPPGGDLSEPVTQNTLRICKVFWALDASLADKRHFPSINWLQSYSLYVESITNWWQENASDEWRANRDQAMVLLQKESELEEIVQLVGPDALPDSEQVVLETTRMLREDFLQQNAYDDVDTYCSPSKQAGMLATILKFHEAASGAVERGADVKDIAALTVKEDIARMKYIPEDEFEARIKEIQEKVVTQCAEV from the coding sequence ATGATTAATGAAGGAAATATTATTAAAATTGCAGGTCCTGTTATCGTCGCAGATGGGATGAGAGGAACTCAAATGTATGAAGTGGTAAGAGTAGGTGACGCTAAGCTTATCGGAGAGATTATTGAGCTCGAAGGTGACACCGCTACCATTCAAGTTTATGAAGAAACCGCTGGGGTAAAACCTGGTGAGAAAGTGGAAAGTACTGGAGGTCCATTGTCTGTAGAACTTGGACCTGGTGTAATGGGTTCCATTTTTGATGGAATTCAAAGACCTTTAGAAGTCATCAAAGGTATTTCTGGTGATTACATCGCTAGAGGTATTGATGTGGACTCTATTGACAAAGAGAAAAAATGGACTTTCGAACCTATCGCTAAAGTAGGAGACAAAGTCACTGGTGGAGATGTACTCGGACAAGTACAAGAAACATCTGCAGTTGTTCAAAAAATTATGGTTCCACCAATGATTGAAGGTACCATTAAGTCTATTGCTGCACAAGCAGAATACACAGTACTTGAAACTATTGCAGAAGTAGAAACCGATGATGGAATTGAAGAAATTCAAATGTTGCAAAAATGGCCTGTACGTAAAGGTCGTCCATACCAAGAAAAATTGGATCCGGACATTCCACTTATTACCGGTCAAAGAGCACAAGACACTTTCTTCTGTTTAGCTAAAGGAGGAGCAGCAGCTATTCCTGGTCCTTTCGGTTCAGGTAAGACTGTTACCCAACAGCAATTAGCTAAATGGGCAGACGCAGATATTGTGGTATATATTGGATGTGGAGAACGTGGAAACGAAATGACTGAGGTACTTACCGAGTTCCCATTCCTTACTGACCCTAAGACCGGAAATCCAATCATGGACAGAACCGTTCTTATTGCAAACACTTCCAACATGCCAGTAGCAGCTCGTGAAGCATGTGTATACACTGGTATTACTATTGCTGAATACTTCCGTGACCAAGGTTACGACGTAGCGCTCATGGCAGACTCAACTTCCAGATGGGCAGAAGCTATGAGGGAGATTTCAGGAAGATTGGAAGAAATGCCTGGGGAAGAAGGTTACCCAGCATACTTAGCATCCAGACTTGCACAGTTCTACGAAAGAGCTGGAAGGGTTATCACCCTTGGTCAAGATCCTAAGGAATCTTCCGTTACTGTAGTAGGTGCGGTATCACCTCCTGGTGGGGACTTATCCGAACCGGTTACCCAGAACACCTTACGTATCTGTAAAGTATTTTGGGCATTGGACGCATCTCTTGCAGATAAACGTCACTTCCCTTCCATTAACTGGCTACAAAGTTACTCTTTATACGTAGAAAGTATTACCAACTGGTGGCAAGAAAACGCTTCAGATGAATGGAGAGCAAACAGGGACCAAGCTATGGTATTATTACAAAAAGAATCCGAGCTTGAAGAAATTGTACAGTTAGTAGGTCCTGACGCATTGCCAGATTCTGAACAAGTTGTACTCGAAACCACCCGTATGTTAAGAGAAGACTTCTTGCAGCAAAACGCATACGACGATGTAGACACTTACTGTTCTCCATCCAAACAAGCAGGTATGTTAGCAACCATTCTTAAATTCCACGAAGCAGCAAGTGGTGCTGTAGAACGTGGTGCAGATGTAAAGGATATTGCAGCTTTAACTGTTAAAGAGGACATTGCTAGAATGAAATACATCCCAGAAGATGAATTTGAAGCAAGAATCAAAGAAATTCAAGAAAAAGTTGTAACACAATGTGCTGAGGTATAA
- a CDS encoding V-type ATP synthase subunit F codes for MSDVAIIGDIDTVTGFKLGGVKKGIIVNNDEEAKNALDELLNDEISIIIITQKIADNIREHINKRLGSDVLPMVIEIPDKSGSSEGGADQMAALIKRVIGVEMVK; via the coding sequence ATGAGTGATGTCGCTATAATCGGAGATATCGATACTGTCACTGGTTTTAAACTTGGTGGAGTTAAAAAAGGTATTATTGTAAATAATGATGAAGAAGCTAAAAATGCTCTTGATGAGTTATTGAACGATGAAATTTCAATTATTATAATTACACAAAAGATAGCTGATAACATAAGAGAACATATTAATAAACGTCTTGGTTCTGATGTGTTACCAATGGTTATTGAGATACCAGATAAGTCTGGTTCATCTGAAGGCGGTGCCGATCAAATGGCAGCTCTTATTAAGAGAGTTATCGGGGTAGAGATGGTTAAATGA
- a CDS encoding V-type ATP synthase subunit C, producing the protein MADEIATIISSLGLSNEAFLAIVLLAFVVIGAIIVIVATRPILDVYPYLHPNARVRARKGRLFDDKQISELVEANNVEEITNYLRGSPDYAEYLDNYTLEKALDIQLGETYDLVSRMAPKEIQSSFKVMAKKSDIANIKSLLTAKEAGLSKEATEELLIPTGSLYEDLQRLSDADTVTDVVAGLDGTEYAPILEEVLPEYEKTNMVLPLESALDKYYLDKLLASSETPSDENKQILYSYVGNQVDVANIKLILRAKVDGLDYDAISPYMIDSGYQLREWKLKDLMEAEDVTGVISSLEGTKYSDVLTDVLPEYNETGSVALFEKALDKFLVDSAKSYSMKKPLGIGPIIGFLSQKEVEVKNLKVIARAKREEDFPISKIREMLV; encoded by the coding sequence ATGGCTGATGAAATTGCTACAATCATAAGTTCCTTAGGACTTTCCAATGAGGCATTTTTAGCAATAGTTCTTTTAGCATTTGTAGTTATTGGTGCAATTATTGTAATTGTTGCAACTAGACCAATTTTAGATGTTTATCCATATCTTCATCCTAATGCGAGAGTAAGAGCAAGAAAAGGAAGATTGTTTGATGACAAACAGATTTCCGAACTTGTTGAAGCAAACAACGTTGAGGAAATTACCAACTATCTCAGAGGATCTCCTGACTATGCTGAATACTTGGATAATTATACACTTGAAAAGGCATTAGACATTCAACTTGGTGAAACTTACGATTTGGTTTCACGTATGGCTCCTAAAGAAATTCAATCTTCATTTAAAGTGATGGCAAAGAAATCTGACATTGCTAATATTAAAAGCTTGCTCACTGCCAAAGAGGCAGGATTAAGCAAAGAGGCTACTGAAGAACTTTTAATTCCTACAGGTTCCTTATACGAAGATTTACAACGTTTAAGTGATGCTGACACTGTAACCGATGTTGTTGCAGGATTGGATGGAACTGAGTATGCGCCGATTTTAGAAGAAGTGCTTCCTGAATATGAAAAGACAAACATGGTCCTTCCTTTAGAATCCGCATTGGACAAATATTATTTGGACAAGCTCCTTGCTTCCTCAGAAACACCATCTGATGAGAACAAGCAAATTCTCTATTCATATGTTGGAAATCAAGTTGACGTAGCTAACATTAAATTAATATTAAGAGCAAAAGTTGATGGATTAGATTATGATGCTATCAGTCCTTACATGATTGATAGTGGATATCAATTAAGAGAATGGAAGCTTAAAGATCTTATGGAAGCAGAAGATGTCACTGGAGTTATTTCCTCTTTGGAAGGAACCAAATACTCTGATGTGCTTACTGATGTACTTCCGGAATACAATGAAACTGGATCTGTAGCTCTCTTTGAAAAGGCTTTAGACAAGTTTTTAGTCGACTCTGCAAAATCCTATTCCATGAAAAAGCCTTTAGGCATTGGACCTATAATTGGATTCTTGTCTCAAAAAGAGGTTGAAGTCAAAAACTTGAAAGTCATTGCAAGAGCTAAAAGAGAAGAAGACTTCCCAATATCTAAAATTAGGGAGATGTTAGTATGA
- a CDS encoding V-type proton ATPase subunit E, which yields MSSGADKIVSNIMSDAQAKADANKSEAQVKVDAILADGEKRAEATKVKISEDAAKQAEMRYQQIISEAKMNARRAELGAKEEVIEEAFNKATEDLTNMANTNDPEYVDALVEMIKEAAVEIGGGDLIVLLKEDDIPKVSDKLDTIIGLIKALIKREEPSDLNLIATEVSLETDVDTTLEIGEPIDTIGGAILRTRNGEIQVNNTIESRMLRFKKSLRSEVAKTLFD from the coding sequence ATGAGCTCTGGAGCAGACAAAATTGTCTCTAACATAATGTCCGATGCTCAAGCAAAAGCTGATGCAAATAAAAGTGAAGCTCAAGTGAAAGTTGATGCCATTTTAGCTGATGGTGAAAAAAGAGCTGAAGCTACAAAAGTTAAGATCTCAGAAGATGCCGCAAAGCAAGCGGAAATGAGATATCAACAAATTATTTCTGAAGCTAAAATGAATGCTCGTAGGGCAGAATTAGGGGCAAAAGAAGAAGTAATCGAAGAAGCTTTCAATAAAGCTACTGAAGATTTGACAAATATGGCAAATACCAATGACCCAGAATATGTTGATGCTTTAGTTGAAATGATTAAAGAAGCAGCTGTAGAGATTGGTGGTGGAGACTTAATCGTCTTATTGAAAGAGGATGACATTCCTAAAGTCAGCGATAAATTAGACACTATCATAGGTTTGATCAAAGCTTTAATCAAACGTGAAGAACCTTCTGACCTTAATTTAATCGCTACAGAAGTTTCCCTTGAAACTGATGTTGACACTACCTTAGAGATTGGTGAACCTATCGACACTATTGGTGGAGCTATATTAAGAACTAGAAATGGTGAAATTCAAGTTAATAACACTATTGAATCTAGAATGTTAAGATTTAAGAAATCATTACGTTCAGAAGTTGCAAAAACTTTATTTGATTAG